One genomic window of Halorhabdus sp. CBA1104 includes the following:
- a CDS encoding type II toxin-antitoxin system HicB family antitoxin: MASSTVDGDIHDEEIRLWREDDWWVATDVASGVTTQGPSREAALENLDEAVALHEGEIGREPSDAELREAGIDPADNSTGDGDPPDVLD; this comes from the coding sequence ATGGCTAGCTCCACCGTGGACGGTGACATTCACGATGAAGAGATCCGTCTGTGGCGTGAAGACGACTGGTGGGTCGCTACGGACGTTGCATCGGGTGTCACCACACAGGGCCCATCTCGTGAGGCTGCATTAGAAAACCTCGACGAAGCAGTCGCACTCCATGAGGGCGAAATCGGTCGTGAACCATCTGACGCAGAACTTCGTGAGGCGGGAATTGACCCTGCGGACAATTCGACTGGGGACGGCGACCCCCCGGACGTGCTCGACTAG
- the cyoE gene encoding heme o synthase → MLRNRIDDVPLSTLLAGTIVGVYLLVIAGATASVADAAATCSTWPACQAPSAESPALLVAWGHRLLAAVVGVAVLLSAVVGLGRVSDRRVRTALVVAVVLFPIQIALGAVVTVTGAAGLSPAVHLGVAMTIFGSLVFALAWHLEVAYGDPADSGTAQPTPTPAPDEGPDSGTPDVGVQNDRSPIHEAITTLRAYISLTKPRLMWLLCLVASAGMALAAGPALTVGTVLATLTGGVLAIGASGTFNHVLERDRDKRMERTSDRPVPTDRIPIRNAVAFGVALAALSLAVFASINLLAAALGLSAILFYSVVYTLLLKPNTVQNTVIGGFAGALPALIGWVAVTGTFGVPGLALAGIVFLWTPAHFYNLALAYREDYERGGFPMMPVVRGETETRKHILLYLGATLLAASGLAALANLGVIYGATVATVGAVFLWAVLRLHRERTKAAAFRAFHASNAFLGAALVAIVIDTLAV, encoded by the coding sequence GTGTTACGGAACCGGATCGATGACGTCCCGCTGTCGACGCTGCTGGCCGGGACGATCGTCGGCGTCTATCTGCTCGTCATCGCGGGGGCAACAGCCTCAGTCGCCGACGCCGCCGCGACCTGTTCGACCTGGCCGGCCTGCCAGGCCCCCTCCGCCGAGTCGCCGGCGCTACTGGTCGCCTGGGGCCATCGGCTGTTGGCAGCAGTCGTCGGCGTCGCGGTCCTGCTGAGTGCGGTGGTGGGCTTGGGCCGTGTCTCGGATCGGCGGGTCCGGACCGCCCTCGTCGTCGCCGTCGTGCTCTTCCCGATCCAGATCGCGCTTGGGGCCGTGGTGACAGTCACTGGCGCGGCCGGGCTCTCGCCGGCCGTCCACCTCGGGGTAGCGATGACCATTTTCGGCTCGCTCGTGTTCGCGCTGGCCTGGCACCTCGAAGTCGCCTACGGCGATCCAGCCGACAGCGGAACAGCCCAACCCACGCCGACTCCAGCGCCCGACGAGGGGCCCGACAGTGGGACCCCGGATGTCGGAGTCCAGAACGACCGGAGTCCCATCCACGAAGCGATCACGACCCTTCGCGCGTACATCAGTCTGACCAAACCGCGACTGATGTGGTTGCTCTGTCTCGTCGCTTCCGCCGGCATGGCGCTGGCAGCGGGGCCGGCATTGACGGTCGGGACGGTCCTGGCGACGTTGACTGGCGGTGTGCTTGCGATCGGCGCGAGCGGGACGTTCAACCACGTCCTCGAACGCGACCGGGACAAGCGAATGGAACGTACGTCGGATCGACCGGTCCCGACCGACCGGATCCCCATCCGGAACGCGGTGGCCTTCGGCGTCGCGCTGGCGGCGCTGTCGCTTGCCGTCTTCGCCTCGATCAACCTGCTTGCAGCTGCACTGGGCCTCTCGGCGATCCTCTTTTACAGCGTCGTCTACACGCTCTTGCTCAAACCTAACACGGTCCAGAATACGGTCATCGGCGGGTTCGCCGGCGCGCTTCCGGCACTGATCGGCTGGGTCGCCGTCACTGGGACGTTCGGCGTCCCCGGCCTCGCGCTGGCGGGGATCGTCTTTCTGTGGACGCCGGCACACTTCTACAACCTGGCGCTTGCCTACCGCGAGGACTACGAACGCGGTGGCTTCCCGATGATGCCCGTCGTCCGCGGCGAGACCGAGACCCGCAAGCACATCCTGCTGTACCTCGGGGCGACGCTGCTGGCCGCGAGCGGGCTCGCGGCGCTGGCGAATCTGGGCGTGATCTACGGCGCGACGGTCGCGACTGTCGGAGCCGTCTTCCTGTGGGCCGTCCTGCGATTGCACCGTGAGCGAACGAAAGCCGCGGCCTTCCGGGCCTTTCACGCCTCGAATGCCTTCCTCGGGGCTGCCCTGGTCGCGATCGTGATCGACACCCTGGCCGTATGA
- the coxB gene encoding cytochrome c oxidase subunit II codes for MSETRTGLVAAFTLAGLSTLVPTVAAQSGSSTTDGLIWGLNIELLAIAIPITLLVEGILIYTVWRYRAGNVEKAMPTRENRRLEITWTVATAVVLLFVGVASYGVLAQDHVTTTGQSAEADGDTLEVQVVAEKYAWTFEYPEHNVTTGGTLVLPVDREVRLNVTSKDWLHSFHVPGMGLKQDAFPEQANYLVTEPTKTGKHQLYCAEFCGAGHSGMLGTVDVTSQAAFQDWLDEQSN; via the coding sequence ATGAGCGAGACGCGAACCGGGCTGGTCGCCGCGTTCACGCTGGCGGGGCTTTCGACACTCGTCCCCACCGTGGCGGCCCAATCGGGGTCCTCGACGACGGACGGGCTAATCTGGGGGCTCAATATCGAACTGCTGGCGATCGCCATCCCGATCACGCTGCTCGTCGAAGGGATCCTCATCTACACGGTCTGGCGATACCGTGCTGGGAACGTCGAGAAAGCCATGCCGACGCGGGAAAACCGCCGTCTGGAGATCACCTGGACGGTCGCGACGGCGGTCGTGTTGCTGTTTGTCGGTGTCGCCTCCTACGGTGTCCTCGCTCAGGATCACGTCACGACGACCGGGCAGTCGGCCGAGGCCGACGGGGACACACTCGAAGTCCAGGTCGTTGCCGAGAAGTACGCCTGGACGTTCGAGTATCCCGAGCACAACGTCACAACTGGGGGCACGCTCGTTCTCCCGGTCGACCGCGAAGTGCGCCTCAACGTCACCTCCAAAGACTGGTTGCACTCCTTTCACGTGCCGGGGATGGGACTGAAACAGGACGCCTTCCCCGAGCAAGCCAACTACCTGGTCACCGAGCCGACCAAGACCGGCAAACACCAGCTTTACTGCGCTGAGTTCTGCGGGGCCGGTCACTCGGGCATGCTCGGGACTGTCGACGTCACGAGCCAAGCCGCCTTTCAGGATTGGCTCGACGAGCAGTCGAACTGA
- a CDS encoding ABC transporter ATP-binding protein, with translation MTDAIVAENVRRAYGDTVALSDVSLSLPAGEVFALVGPNGAGKTTLVRSITGTTDYEGTIELFGEDPRSFDRSRLGLLPQEFTPHERLRARELIAYYAGLYDQAHPPGQILTDVGLTDSAGVAYEDLSGGQQRRACVGTALVNDPDLLILDEPTTGIDPAGRRQLWTLLEELAETGTTILFTTHYMAEAERLADRVGLLADGELVAVGTPAALIDAHGGETRLTIETTPAPEAVAFDLEYRTAVAGTELVVYDVGPTEIGTVVDTLTATGLEAESLTWSEPTLADVYLELAGESIERDLGRGETATPERSDLDTITTEGSS, from the coding sequence GTGACCGATGCAATCGTCGCCGAAAACGTGCGCCGCGCTTACGGCGACACTGTGGCGCTATCCGACGTGTCCCTGTCGCTGCCGGCCGGTGAGGTCTTCGCACTGGTCGGTCCGAACGGGGCCGGCAAAACCACGCTCGTCCGGTCGATCACGGGGACGACGGACTACGAGGGAACGATCGAGCTGTTTGGCGAGGATCCCCGATCGTTCGATCGATCGCGGCTCGGGTTGCTCCCCCAGGAGTTCACGCCCCACGAGCGCCTGCGTGCAAGAGAGTTGATTGCCTACTACGCCGGGCTGTACGACCAAGCACACCCACCAGGGCAGATTCTGACTGACGTCGGCCTCACCGACAGCGCGGGGGTTGCCTACGAGGATCTCTCCGGTGGCCAGCAACGCCGAGCCTGCGTGGGAACGGCCCTTGTCAACGATCCCGACCTCCTCATCCTGGACGAACCGACGACGGGGATCGACCCGGCTGGTCGCCGGCAACTGTGGACGCTGCTGGAAGAACTGGCCGAAACAGGGACGACCATCCTGTTTACCACGCACTACATGGCCGAGGCCGAGCGCCTGGCCGATCGGGTCGGATTATTAGCCGACGGTGAGTTGGTCGCAGTCGGGACGCCAGCCGCACTGATCGACGCCCATGGCGGCGAGACGCGACTGACCATCGAGACGACGCCAGCGCCGGAGGCCGTCGCGTTCGATCTCGAGTACCGGACGGCAGTGGCCGGGACCGAACTCGTCGTCTACGACGTCGGACCGACCGAAATCGGAACGGTCGTCGATACGCTGACGGCTACCGGTCTGGAGGCCGAGTCGCTGACCTGGAGTGAACCGACTCTCGCAGACGTGTATCTGGAACTCGCGGGCGAATCCATCGAGAGGGACCTGGGGCGAGGCGAGACAGCAACGCCGGAAAGGAGCGACCTCGACACAATCACGACGGAGGGATCGTCGTGA
- a CDS encoding ABC transporter permease, whose translation MSRRGRITSETRAAAKSFLRRRTAVFFTFLFPLLIVVIFGALVQTQPTGGGLFTEAPAYYVPGYLAVVVLFTPLSRVGSEVARHREGNRFEKLATTPLSRGEWLAAQTLVNVAIIGIAGALVLAVMVAVTGAEIVLSPLLAVFLALGVALFCAVGALIGSLADSQDGVISASNAIAIPLLFLSETFVPPYLLPEWFRPLLDLSPLSYFSRGVRAVVTDTGPSAEGTVVAAWPSGPDPLFNLVVLAVLAVVAFAIGTIALPRTD comes from the coding sequence GTGAGCCGCCGAGGCCGGATCACGAGCGAAACGCGTGCGGCGGCGAAGTCGTTCCTACGCCGCCGGACGGCCGTGTTCTTTACGTTCCTGTTTCCACTCCTGATCGTCGTCATCTTCGGGGCCTTGGTCCAGACCCAACCCACCGGCGGCGGGCTGTTCACGGAAGCGCCGGCCTACTACGTGCCGGGCTATCTCGCGGTCGTCGTCCTCTTTACGCCGCTGTCGCGGGTCGGCAGCGAAGTCGCCCGCCACCGGGAGGGCAATCGCTTCGAGAAGCTGGCGACGACACCGCTCTCCCGCGGGGAGTGGCTGGCCGCCCAGACGCTGGTCAACGTCGCGATCATCGGGATTGCAGGGGCACTCGTCCTCGCCGTGATGGTCGCCGTGACGGGAGCCGAAATCGTCCTCTCGCCGCTGCTCGCGGTCTTTCTGGCACTCGGGGTCGCGCTGTTCTGTGCGGTCGGTGCGCTGATCGGGTCGCTCGCCGATTCACAGGACGGCGTGATTTCGGCGAGCAACGCCATCGCGATTCCGCTCTTGTTCCTCTCTGAGACGTTCGTTCCGCCGTATCTGCTGCCGGAGTGGTTCCGTCCGTTGCTGGACCTCTCGCCGCTTTCGTACTTCTCGCGGGGCGTCCGAGCGGTCGTAACTGATACCGGCCCGTCGGCCGAGGGGACCGTCGTCGCAGCCTGGCCCTCGGGACCCGATCCGCTGTTCAATCTGGTCGTCCTCGCGGTGCTCGCTGTGGTCGCGTTCGCTATCGGGACGATCGCGTTACCCCGGACGGACTGA
- a CDS encoding aspartate ammonia-lyase: MTDAEDYRTERDSLGAVEVPAEAYWGAQTQRAIENFPISDQRFGRRFVRALGIVKKASAQANRELGLLDDETAGPIIEAAQEVIAGDHDDQFPVDVFQTGSGTSTNMNANEVIANRATEIAGGEVGSKEIHPNDHVNYGQSSNDVIPTAMHVAALEAVERDLLPALETLREELEVKETEFDDVVKTGRTHLQDATPIRLGQEFSGYRTQIEKGIARVENASERVEELALGGTAVGTGLNTHPEFPELAAEYIGEETLLPFREADNHFEAQAAHDAMAEAHGAVRTVAGSLHKIANDLRLLASGPRNGIGEIDQPENQPGSSIMPGKVNPVVAESVNQVYAQIVGNDATVSTGAANGQIDLNLYKPVIAKNFLESVQLLTTVSGTFAEKFVAKLEADRDHCEQRVEQSMALATALNPAIGYDKASEVAKAAMTSGKTIREVAIEKGYLTAEQAEEVLDPARMTERVILGED; the protein is encoded by the coding sequence ATGACCGACGCTGAGGATTATCGGACCGAACGGGACAGTCTGGGGGCGGTTGAGGTACCGGCAGAGGCCTACTGGGGAGCACAGACCCAGCGGGCCATCGAGAACTTCCCGATCAGCGACCAGCGCTTCGGGCGGCGGTTCGTCCGGGCGCTGGGGATCGTCAAGAAAGCGTCCGCACAGGCCAATCGGGAGCTGGGGCTGCTGGACGATGAAACGGCCGGGCCGATCATCGAAGCCGCCCAGGAAGTCATCGCCGGCGACCACGACGACCAGTTCCCCGTCGACGTCTTCCAGACCGGCAGCGGGACGTCGACGAACATGAACGCAAACGAGGTGATCGCCAATCGCGCGACCGAGATCGCCGGCGGCGAGGTCGGTTCGAAGGAGATCCATCCCAACGATCACGTCAACTACGGCCAATCGAGCAACGACGTGATCCCGACGGCGATGCACGTCGCCGCCCTGGAAGCCGTCGAACGTGACCTCCTGCCAGCCTTAGAGACTCTCCGTGAGGAACTCGAAGTCAAGGAGACGGAATTCGACGACGTGGTCAAGACCGGGCGGACACACCTCCAGGATGCGACGCCGATCCGCCTGGGCCAGGAGTTCTCGGGCTATCGGACGCAGATCGAAAAAGGGATCGCCCGGGTCGAGAACGCAAGCGAGCGCGTAGAAGAACTCGCGCTGGGCGGGACCGCCGTCGGGACCGGGCTGAACACCCATCCCGAGTTTCCCGAACTGGCCGCGGAGTACATCGGCGAGGAGACGCTGCTCCCCTTCCGCGAGGCCGACAACCACTTCGAAGCCCAGGCCGCCCACGACGCGATGGCCGAGGCCCACGGCGCAGTCCGGACGGTCGCCGGCTCGCTGCACAAGATCGCCAACGACCTCCGGCTGCTGGCCTCGGGACCGCGCAACGGGATTGGGGAGATCGACCAGCCCGAGAACCAGCCCGGTTCCTCGATCATGCCGGGGAAGGTAAACCCCGTGGTCGCCGAGTCGGTCAACCAGGTCTACGCCCAGATCGTCGGCAACGACGCGACGGTCTCGACGGGCGCAGCCAACGGCCAGATCGATTTGAACCTCTACAAGCCCGTGATCGCGAAGAACTTCCTGGAGTCTGTACAATTGCTCACGACCGTCAGTGGAACCTTCGCCGAGAAATTCGTCGCGAAACTGGAAGCCGACCGCGACCATTGTGAACAGCGCGTCGAGCAAAGTATGGCGCTTGCGACGGCACTCAATCCCGCGATCGGCTACGACAAGGCCAGCGAGGTCGCCAAAGCGGCGATGACGTCCGGTAAAACGATCCGTGAGGTGGCCATCGAGAAGGGCTATCTCACCGCCGAACAAGCCGAGGAAGTACTCGATCCCGCTCGGATGACCGAGCGAGTCATTCTCGGGGAAGACTGA
- a CDS encoding RNA methyltransferase — protein sequence MSLAVAVVDAQTPGNVGTIARAMKNFGLSDLKLVDPPELDPDGEAYGFAGQAREDILPNADVVTFEALIEQYHTVATTAVTNEDAAKHVRYPFVTPAELAADLAGVDSDVCVMFGRERVGFTNDELAAVDQICSIPASETYPVLNLGQAATIVLYELRELTVDATQHPDAIDRAAQPAIDGLDGQFSDFLEAVGHPQEKRPKAQRLWRRLLGRAHPTGREVRTLRGLFRRAQQQIEE from the coding sequence ATGAGTCTCGCCGTCGCTGTCGTCGACGCTCAGACGCCCGGCAACGTCGGGACGATCGCCCGCGCGATGAAGAATTTCGGCCTCTCGGATCTCAAACTGGTCGATCCACCCGAACTCGATCCCGACGGCGAGGCCTACGGCTTCGCCGGCCAGGCCCGCGAAGATATCCTTCCGAACGCCGACGTGGTGACATTCGAGGCCCTCATCGAACAGTATCACACCGTCGCGACGACCGCAGTCACCAACGAGGACGCGGCCAAACACGTCCGGTACCCGTTCGTGACGCCGGCCGAACTCGCTGCGGACCTCGCGGGCGTCGACAGTGACGTCTGTGTGATGTTCGGTCGCGAGCGCGTCGGCTTCACCAACGACGAACTCGCCGCCGTCGATCAGATCTGCTCGATTCCGGCCAGCGAGACGTATCCCGTCTTGAATCTGGGCCAGGCCGCGACGATCGTGTTGTACGAACTGCGTGAGCTAACCGTCGATGCAACCCAGCATCCAGACGCGATCGATCGCGCGGCCCAGCCGGCGATCGACGGCCTCGACGGGCAGTTCAGCGACTTCCTCGAGGCGGTTGGCCACCCCCAGGAGAAACGCCCGAAGGCACAGCGACTGTGGCGTCGCCTGCTCGGTCGTGCACACCCGACTGGCCGCGAGGTACGCACGCTCAGGGGACTCTTCCGGCGTGCCCAGCAGCAAATCGAGGAGTGA